From Acidimicrobiales bacterium, one genomic window encodes:
- a CDS encoding MATE family efflux transporter → MDSPRRLQWTGDDREILRLAFPALGALIAEPLYILADTAVVGHLGTPQLGGLAIASSLLLIGHAVFIFLAYGTTSAVARLLGAGEHRRAAHQAVQSLWLAGLVGVALLAAGLTFGPALIGLLGGKGEVATNAEIYLRISMFGVPAMLISLAGVGYLRGLQDTSRPFYVALGTALLNLVLELVLIYGFDQGIGASALTTVIAQWVAAAVFVGWIRNAVADHDVNLRPDPAMIRALAGDGFDLFLRTAALRGSLTVTLAAAARIGTDDLAAHQIAFEIWNLMALTLDAIAIAAQAMIGRELGAGRRGRARDLGRRMTQSGVAAGVGLGAVVLATSPILPHVFSDDDVVVGLATFLLIHVAISQPIAGVVFALDGVLIGAGDLRYLAWAMGAAALVLISGALLVLRLDAGIGWLWLALHAWIITRAVTLLARFRGDAWMVTGATRR, encoded by the coding sequence ATGGACTCCCCCCGCCGTCTCCAGTGGACCGGCGACGACCGGGAGATACTACGCCTCGCGTTCCCGGCACTGGGTGCGCTGATCGCCGAGCCGCTCTACATCCTCGCCGACACGGCGGTGGTCGGACATCTCGGCACCCCCCAACTCGGTGGGCTGGCCATCGCGTCCTCCCTGCTGCTCATCGGTCACGCCGTTTTCATCTTCCTTGCCTACGGCACCACGTCGGCGGTGGCCCGCCTGTTGGGGGCGGGCGAACACCGGCGGGCCGCCCACCAGGCCGTGCAGTCGTTGTGGCTGGCCGGTCTGGTCGGCGTGGCCCTCCTCGCGGCCGGCCTCACCTTCGGTCCGGCCCTGATCGGACTACTCGGCGGCAAGGGCGAGGTCGCCACCAACGCCGAGATCTACCTGCGTATCTCGATGTTCGGCGTGCCCGCCATGCTCATCAGCCTCGCCGGCGTCGGTTACCTTCGCGGTCTCCAGGACACGTCGCGACCGTTCTATGTCGCCCTCGGCACCGCCCTGCTGAACCTGGTGCTCGAACTCGTGCTGATCTACGGGTTCGACCAGGGCATCGGCGCGTCGGCACTCACCACGGTCATCGCCCAGTGGGTGGCAGCGGCCGTGTTCGTGGGCTGGATCCGCAACGCGGTGGCGGATCACGACGTGAACCTTCGTCCGGACCCGGCCATGATCCGTGCCCTGGCGGGCGACGGATTCGACCTGTTCCTCCGGACGGCGGCGCTGCGCGGGAGCCTGACCGTCACCCTCGCGGCGGCCGCTCGGATCGGCACCGACGACCTCGCCGCGCACCAGATCGCATTCGAGATCTGGAATCTCATGGCCCTCACCCTCGATGCCATCGCGATCGCCGCCCAAGCCATGATCGGCCGCGAACTCGGCGCCGGCCGCCGCGGGCGGGCCCGAGACCTTGGTCGACGGATGACGCAGTCGGGCGTCGCGGCCGGCGTCGGCCTCGGCGCAGTGGTCCTGGCGACCTCGCCGATCCTTCCCCACGTGTTCTCCGACGACGACGTCGTCGTGGGGCTCGCGACCTTCCTACTCATCCACGTCGCCATCTCCCAGCCGATCGCGGGCGTGGTCTTCGCCCTCGACGGCGTGCTCATCGGGGCCGGCGACCTGCGCTATCTCGCCTGGGCGATGGGTGCCGCGGCGCTGGTCCTGATCAGCGGTGCGCTGCTGGTGCTGCGTCTCGATGCCGGCATCGGCTGGCTGTGGTTGGCCCTCCACGCCTGGATCATCACACGCGCCGTCACCCTGCTCGCCCGCTTCAGGGGTGACGCCTGGATGGTGACCGGCGCGACCCGCCGCTGA
- a CDS encoding acyltransferase family protein, whose amino-acid sequence MTAVTRPRFGYIPTFDGMRGFWVLMGPLLYHARPQSIPGGPEIVPGGILSLDLFFVLSSYLIVSIALREWDGTGQIDLVAYGGRRVRRLFPALFLALGFLSIYLAIVDDPEIIDRWTGAIVSALTYSANWHEIAADVSYFEQFGSPSPLKHVWSFAIEEQFYLFAPLFLIAGLRWGGRRGREILLGLSVVGALASAWWMSRVHVEGEDPSRAYYGTDTRAQALFVGIAIALAVHLYGSPRTKWGTRIAALTAYPATAWHLWAVLNISERDAWLFEDGGFLLVAVVAGVSMFGLSQDAPWSPLHRLFASSPFRYSGKISYGLYLYHWPIYLLLTPERAGTLFGTDRVSGWPLLGVHLTITVIVSALSFHFIEQPFVKRKWPFSLRPLSPATGWFAGAVAVVVILGGLLVAHTRRPPLEVERVVFVETADGLGAAPATSDLDGDAPDPGEAGEDALRILTVGDSVMDQIGVALSDWSIENPDAGIVVFNEAHIGCGTVREGQKRVPEGLEGPVGDICSDWADPVDPAVVTEYDIVSWPTILDVFRPDVVVTHVSPWDVTDRLVPGLNADDWTHIGEPVFDAYARSEYGEAIELLTSTGAELFVLEGAPLNREITPQNDPARIEALNALVSSLAAETDDAVTMVDYPGFVGPVGSDQERSRRDDGVHLSDPGLDELIPWLLAQITP is encoded by the coding sequence ATGACCGCGGTCACCCGGCCCAGGTTCGGCTACATCCCGACCTTCGATGGCATGCGGGGCTTCTGGGTGCTCATGGGCCCGCTCCTCTACCACGCCCGCCCACAGTCGATTCCGGGCGGCCCCGAGATCGTCCCGGGCGGCATCCTCAGCCTGGATCTCTTCTTCGTGTTGTCCAGCTATCTGATCGTGAGCATCGCGCTGCGGGAATGGGACGGCACCGGCCAGATAGATCTGGTGGCCTACGGTGGGCGTCGGGTCCGGCGGCTCTTCCCGGCGCTGTTTCTCGCCCTCGGCTTCCTCAGCATCTATCTCGCGATCGTCGACGATCCCGAAATCATCGACCGCTGGACCGGCGCCATCGTGTCGGCGCTCACCTACAGCGCCAACTGGCACGAGATCGCCGCCGACGTCTCCTACTTCGAGCAGTTCGGCTCGCCGTCACCGCTCAAGCACGTGTGGTCGTTCGCGATCGAGGAGCAGTTCTACCTCTTCGCACCGCTGTTCCTGATCGCCGGGCTGCGATGGGGCGGGCGGCGCGGGCGGGAGATCCTCCTCGGGCTGTCGGTCGTCGGTGCGCTCGCCTCGGCCTGGTGGATGTCGCGGGTCCACGTCGAGGGCGAGGACCCGTCGCGCGCCTACTACGGCACCGACACCCGCGCCCAGGCGCTCTTCGTCGGCATCGCGATCGCCTTGGCCGTCCACCTCTACGGCTCCCCTCGCACCAAATGGGGTACGAGGATCGCCGCACTGACGGCATACCCGGCGACGGCCTGGCACCTGTGGGCGGTGCTGAACATCAGCGAACGCGATGCATGGCTGTTCGAAGACGGCGGATTCCTGCTCGTTGCCGTCGTCGCCGGCGTGTCGATGTTCGGCCTGTCGCAGGACGCGCCGTGGAGTCCGCTGCATCGGCTCTTCGCCTCGTCGCCGTTCCGCTATTCAGGGAAGATCTCCTACGGCCTGTACCTCTACCACTGGCCGATCTATCTCCTGCTCACCCCGGAGCGGGCCGGGACGTTGTTCGGCACCGATCGCGTCAGTGGCTGGCCGCTGTTGGGTGTTCACCTCACCATCACGGTGATCGTGTCGGCGCTGTCGTTCCACTTCATCGAGCAACCGTTCGTGAAACGGAAGTGGCCGTTCTCGCTGCGTCCGCTGTCGCCCGCGACCGGCTGGTTCGCCGGTGCCGTTGCCGTCGTCGTGATTCTCGGCGGACTGCTCGTCGCCCACACCCGACGGCCGCCGCTCGAGGTGGAACGGGTGGTGTTCGTCGAGACCGCCGACGGGTTGGGGGCGGCACCGGCCACGTCGGACCTCGACGGCGATGCTCCCGATCCCGGCGAGGCAGGGGAGGACGCGCTGCGCATCCTGACCGTGGGCGATTCGGTGATGGACCAGATCGGGGTTGCGCTCAGCGACTGGTCCATCGAGAACCCCGATGCCGGCATCGTCGTTTTCAACGAGGCCCACATCGGCTGCGGCACCGTCCGCGAGGGGCAGAAGCGGGTGCCCGAAGGACTCGAAGGCCCAGTGGGGGACATCTGTTCGGACTGGGCCGATCCCGTGGATCCCGCCGTGGTGACGGAGTACGACATCGTGTCGTGGCCCACGATCCTCGACGTGTTCCGGCCCGACGTGGTCGTCACCCATGTGAGTCCGTGGGACGTCACCGATCGGCTCGTGCCCGGACTCAACGCCGACGACTGGACGCACATCGGCGAGCCCGTGTTCGATGCCTATGCGAGGAGTGAGTACGGCGAGGCGATCGAGCTGTTGACATCGACCGGCGCCGAACTCTTCGTGCTCGAGGGCGCTCCGCTGAACCGGGAGATCACACCGCAGAACGACCCGGCCCGGATCGAGGCGCTCAACGCGCTGGTCTCGTCGCTGGCCGCCGAGACGGATGATGCCGTGACGATGGTCGACTATCCCGGCTTCGTCGGCCCGGTCGGCAGTGATCAGGAACGCAGCCGCCGCGACGACGGGGTCCACCTCAGCGACCCCGGCCTCGACGAACTCATCCCCTGGCTCCTCGCCCAGATCACCCCCTAG
- the ilvN gene encoding acetolactate synthase small subunit — translation MNADRFHTIVTTVENKPGVLARVAGLFSRRGFNIESLAVAPTDDDRFSRITFTVDVESAPLEQVVKQLNKLINVVDIRELAPEDAVSRELMLVTVSAASSHRKELMELVEEWRAFVLAENVEQIMLSFSARTSRLDEFEECLRPFGIAELQRTGRVALPALD, via the coding sequence GTGAACGCCGATCGTTTCCACACCATCGTCACCACCGTCGAGAACAAGCCCGGTGTGCTCGCTCGAGTCGCCGGCCTGTTCTCCCGTCGGGGCTTCAACATCGAATCGCTCGCCGTGGCGCCCACCGACGACGACCGCTTCAGCCGCATCACGTTCACCGTCGATGTCGAGTCCGCACCGCTCGAACAGGTCGTCAAGCAGCTCAACAAGCTCATCAATGTGGTCGACATCCGCGAGCTGGCGCCCGAGGACGCCGTCTCTCGCGAGCTGATGCTCGTCACGGTGTCGGCCGCGTCGTCACACCGCAAGGAGCTGATGGAGCTGGTCGAGGAATGGCGGGCCTTCGTGCTCGCCGAGAACGTCGAGCAGATCATGCTGTCGTTCTCCGCCCGTACATCCCGCCTCGACGAGTTCGAGGAATGCCTGCGCCCATTCGGCATCGCCGAGCTCCAGCGCACCGGTCGAGTTGCGCTCCCCGCGCTCGACTGA
- the ilvC gene encoding ketol-acid reductoisomerase: MANIYYEKDVDRSAIADRKVAILGYGSQGHAHALNLKESGIDVRVGLREGSGSVAKAEAAGLRVLSIADATAEADVVMMLMPDTEMAEIYEAHVAPNLNEGDALFFAHGFNIRFDLITPAANLDVCMVAPKGPGHLVRRTYTEGGGVPALIAVEQDPTGGAKALALAYADAIGGARAGVIETTFTEETETDLFGEQAVLCGGTTRLVQSGFETLIEAGYQPEVAYFECLHELKLIVDLMYEEGIAGMRYSVSDTAEWGDLTSGPRVVDDNVKATMKQVLTEIQDGTFAANWVAESRAGRERFHALEKAGHDHPIEKVGKELRSMMPWISAGKQSVAETSGGQGM; the protein is encoded by the coding sequence GTGGCGAACATCTACTACGAAAAGGACGTCGACCGTTCCGCGATCGCCGACCGCAAGGTCGCGATCCTCGGCTACGGCTCGCAGGGGCACGCCCACGCCCTCAACCTGAAGGAGTCCGGCATCGACGTGCGCGTCGGTCTCCGCGAGGGCTCCGGCTCGGTCGCCAAGGCCGAGGCCGCGGGACTGCGGGTGCTCTCGATCGCCGATGCCACCGCCGAGGCCGATGTGGTCATGATGCTCATGCCCGACACCGAGATGGCGGAGATCTACGAGGCCCACGTGGCGCCGAACCTGAACGAGGGCGACGCCCTCTTCTTCGCCCACGGCTTCAACATCCGCTTCGATCTGATCACCCCCGCCGCGAACCTCGACGTCTGCATGGTCGCGCCCAAGGGCCCCGGCCACCTCGTGCGCCGTACCTACACCGAGGGTGGTGGTGTGCCCGCACTGATCGCCGTCGAGCAGGATCCGACCGGTGGCGCCAAGGCGCTCGCCCTCGCGTATGCCGACGCCATCGGCGGTGCCCGTGCCGGCGTCATCGAGACCACCTTCACCGAGGAGACCGAGACCGATCTCTTCGGCGAGCAGGCCGTGCTGTGTGGCGGCACCACCCGCCTCGTGCAGTCCGGCTTCGAGACGCTGATCGAGGCCGGCTACCAGCCCGAGGTCGCCTACTTCGAGTGTCTCCACGAGCTCAAGCTCATCGTCGACCTCATGTACGAAGAGGGCATCGCGGGTATGCGTTACAGCGTGTCCGACACCGCCGAGTGGGGCGATCTCACCTCGGGCCCCCGTGTCGTCGACGACAATGTGAAGGCCACCATGAAGCAGGTCCTCACCGAGATCCAGGACGGCACCTTCGCCGCCAACTGGGTGGCCGAGAGCCGCGCCGGTCGCGAGAGGTTCCATGCGCTCGAGAAGGCCGGCCACGATCACCCGATCGAGAAGGTCGGCAAGGAGCTCCGTTCGATGATGCCGTGGATCTCCGCCGGCAAGCAGAGCGTGGCCGAGACCTCCGGCGGCCAGGGCATGTAG
- a CDS encoding YbhB/YbcL family Raf kinase inhibitor-like protein: protein MELTVDGITDGERIPVRLAFCAGDEMGDNVSPALQWTGVPAGTRSIAITCVDPDAPSDATDVNQEGRTVPADLPRADFAHWLLVDLPAATTELAEAAEGTGIVPHGKPVAGGALGGVRGANDFTSWFEGDAEMEGVYGGYDGPCPPWNDSIVHHYTYTVHALDVPSLGLAPGFRLADFEAAIDGHVVASAAVTGLYSLNPAVG, encoded by the coding sequence ATGGAATTGACCGTGGACGGCATCACCGACGGCGAGCGGATTCCGGTCCGCCTGGCCTTTTGCGCAGGTGACGAGATGGGCGACAACGTGAGCCCTGCGTTGCAGTGGACGGGGGTGCCGGCCGGTACCCGTTCGATCGCGATCACCTGTGTCGATCCCGATGCGCCGAGCGACGCCACCGACGTCAACCAGGAGGGGCGCACGGTGCCCGCCGATCTCCCCCGGGCCGACTTCGCCCACTGGCTGCTGGTCGACCTCCCGGCCGCCACCACCGAGCTGGCCGAGGCCGCCGAGGGCACCGGCATCGTCCCCCACGGCAAGCCCGTCGCCGGCGGAGCGCTCGGTGGCGTTCGCGGGGCCAACGACTTCACCTCGTGGTTCGAGGGCGACGCCGAGATGGAGGGCGTCTACGGCGGCTACGACGGCCCCTGCCCACCATGGAACGACTCGATCGTGCATCACTATACGTACACGGTCCATGCGCTCGACGTGCCCTCGCTGGGCCTCGCTCCCGGGTTCCGTCTGGCCGACTTCGAGGCTGCGATCGACGGTCACGTGGTCGCCTCGGCCGCGGTCACCGGCCTGTACTCCCTGAATCCCGCGGTCGGCTGA
- a CDS encoding ABC transporter ATP-binding protein: MIEVRDLVKTYGTTRAVDGLSFTVDEGEVFAILGPNGAGKSTTVEILEGHRPRTSGSVSVLGVDPATAGAGFRDRLGVVLQSAGVDRELTVREVLRFYREAYSRPRDIDDVIALVELEEKADERVGSLSGGQQRRVDLALGLIGDPDLIFLDEPTTGFDPAARRRSWDLITNLTSLGRTIVLTTHYLDEAEHLADRVAVLAGGKIVATGTPTELRESLGEGTRISFLLPAVDEPLNSLLDPLSGTSRGRDRRIEITTTAPTADLAHITAWARDRGLELAGLQVNSTELEDVYLRLVGEDA; the protein is encoded by the coding sequence GTGATCGAGGTCCGTGACCTCGTCAAGACCTACGGCACCACGCGCGCCGTCGACGGGCTGAGTTTCACCGTCGACGAGGGTGAGGTGTTCGCCATCCTCGGGCCCAACGGCGCGGGCAAGTCGACGACCGTGGAGATTCTCGAAGGTCATCGCCCCCGCACCTCGGGGTCCGTGTCGGTCCTGGGGGTCGACCCGGCCACGGCGGGTGCGGGCTTTCGTGACCGGCTCGGGGTGGTGCTCCAGAGCGCCGGAGTGGATCGGGAGCTGACCGTGCGGGAGGTACTGCGGTTCTACCGTGAGGCCTACTCGCGGCCTCGCGACATCGACGACGTCATCGCGCTGGTCGAACTCGAGGAGAAGGCCGACGAACGCGTCGGTTCGCTGTCCGGTGGCCAACAGCGGCGGGTCGATCTCGCCCTCGGTCTCATCGGCGATCCGGATCTCATCTTCCTCGACGAACCCACCACCGGGTTCGACCCGGCGGCGAGGCGCCGCAGCTGGGACCTGATCACCAATCTGACGTCGCTGGGCCGGACGATCGTGCTCACCACCCACTATCTCGACGAGGCCGAACACCTGGCCGACCGCGTGGCCGTGCTGGCCGGCGGAAAGATCGTCGCCACCGGCACCCCCACCGAGCTGCGCGAGAGTCTCGGAGAAGGCACCCGCATCAGCTTTCTCCTGCCGGCCGTCGACGAGCCGCTCAACAGCCTGCTCGACCCGTTGTCGGGAACGAGTCGTGGGCGCGATCGCCGTATCGAGATCACCACCACCGCCCCGACCGCCGATCTGGCGCACATCACCGCCTGGGCCCGGGACCGCGGTCTCGAACTCGCCGGGCTCCAAGTGAACTCCACCGAACTCGAGGACGTCTACCTGCGACTCGTGGGCGAGGACGCATGA
- a CDS encoding ABC transporter permease, translating to MTRNLRLLWFQIRAQNRFFWRVPIGAFFTLALPIIMLLLFVALFGNDIDDARETGDITAAQFYTPALAVFAVGSATYTNIAINLSTRREDGILRRVRSTPLSPAIYLAGAIGSAVWIALVSMTIMVGIGVLAFSVNLELAKLPAMLLAFVVGSATFATLGVALAGFAKSASSASALANATILPMAFISNIFIDLGSDPPRYLRVAADIFPLKHFGSTFSEAMNPWSEVPAIEWDRLGVLLLWLVLGGIVARAKFGWEPSVGGSTSRTRRRRNPA from the coding sequence ATGACCCGCAATCTCCGCCTGCTCTGGTTCCAGATCCGTGCGCAGAATCGGTTCTTCTGGCGCGTGCCGATCGGCGCCTTCTTCACCCTTGCGCTGCCGATCATCATGCTGCTGTTGTTCGTGGCGTTGTTCGGCAACGACATCGACGATGCACGAGAGACCGGCGACATCACTGCGGCCCAGTTCTACACGCCGGCGCTCGCAGTGTTCGCGGTGGGCTCGGCGACCTACACGAACATCGCCATCAACCTCTCGACGCGCCGCGAGGACGGCATCCTCCGCCGGGTTCGCAGCACACCGCTGTCGCCGGCGATCTATCTCGCCGGCGCCATCGGCTCGGCGGTCTGGATCGCCCTCGTGTCGATGACGATCATGGTCGGGATCGGCGTGCTGGCCTTCTCGGTGAACCTCGAGCTGGCCAAACTGCCGGCCATGCTGTTGGCCTTCGTGGTCGGCTCGGCGACATTCGCCACGCTCGGGGTGGCCCTCGCCGGCTTCGCCAAGTCGGCATCGTCGGCGTCGGCGCTGGCCAACGCCACGATCCTGCCCATGGCGTTCATCTCGAACATCTTCATCGACCTCGGGTCGGACCCGCCGAGGTACCTGCGTGTCGCGGCCGACATCTTCCCGCTCAAGCACTTCGGCTCGACCTTCTCCGAGGCGATGAACCCCTGGTCCGAGGTGCCCGCCATCGAATGGGACCGGCTCGGCGTACTGCTGCTCTGGTTGGTCCTGGGCGGGATCGTCGCCCGTGCGAAGTTCGGTTGGGAACCCTCGGTCGGCGGCTCGACCAGCCGCACCCGTCGACGCCGCAACCCCGCCTGA
- a CDS encoding RNA polymerase sigma factor, whose translation MTTALHPRTPWWEDLLALASSLPSSTSSSGSAGPPAAPDSSSRPDADLLEMPPAEALAALTRRHADAVYRVALSVTRNHDQAEDVAQEALLKAWQALPSFRSDAPLKNWLLRITHNTAISALRRQRDVTVDPAEMPEVPTSPDAAVELRVESAVALDAFTDALDQLDDLGRSVVVLREVEGLSYQEIAEVLDVALPTVKTRLLRARRLLAVALEEWQP comes from the coding sequence GTGACCACGGCGCTACATCCGCGGACTCCCTGGTGGGAGGATTTGCTCGCTCTCGCGAGCTCGCTCCCGTCGTCGACCTCGTCATCCGGGTCGGCTGGGCCGCCGGCCGCCCCCGACTCGTCGTCGCGGCCCGACGCCGACCTGCTCGAGATGCCACCGGCCGAGGCGCTGGCTGCGCTGACTCGACGGCACGCCGACGCCGTCTATCGCGTGGCCCTCTCGGTCACCCGCAATCACGACCAAGCCGAGGACGTCGCCCAGGAGGCGCTCCTGAAGGCGTGGCAGGCCCTGCCGTCGTTCCGCAGCGACGCGCCGCTCAAGAACTGGCTGCTCCGCATCACGCACAACACCGCGATCTCGGCCTTGCGGCGTCAAAGAGATGTCACCGTCGACCCGGCCGAGATGCCCGAGGTGCCGACGTCGCCGGACGCTGCGGTCGAGCTCCGCGTCGAATCCGCCGTCGCGCTCGACGCGTTCACCGACGCCCTGGACCAGCTCGACGATCTCGGCCGATCGGTCGTGGTGCTGCGCGAGGTCGAGGGGCTCTCCTACCAGGAGATCGCCGAAGTCCTCGATGTGGCGCTGCCCACCGTGAAGACCCGGTTGCTGCGAGCCCGACGGCTCCTGGCTGTCGCCCTCGAGGAGTGGCAGCCGTGA
- a CDS encoding PIG-L deacetylase family protein produces the protein MRVDLPTPASALAIAAHPDDIEFGCGATLAKWTAAGARCHLLVCTDGRKGTWDVEADTDALIIRRQHEQRAAAQRLGLTGEVRFLGVEDGELGPAVDRGVDLRSAVARIVRELTPEVVLGHDPWRRWRMHPDHRAAGFLTVDAVVAARDPHYHREHGIAHHRPAHLLLFESEEPNLVETIADGHLEAKVQALLAHESQFETTMVIDANDDGTQAGDFRARTRAAASVHGRRAGVGLAEAFRLLDPAS, from the coding sequence ATGAGAGTCGATCTGCCCACACCGGCCAGTGCGCTGGCCATCGCCGCCCACCCCGACGACATCGAGTTCGGGTGCGGCGCCACCCTCGCCAAGTGGACGGCAGCGGGTGCTCGATGCCACCTGCTCGTGTGCACCGACGGCCGCAAGGGCACCTGGGACGTCGAGGCCGACACCGATGCTCTGATCATCCGCCGTCAACACGAACAACGCGCAGCCGCCCAGCGGCTCGGGCTCACCGGCGAGGTGCGCTTCCTCGGCGTGGAGGACGGCGAGCTCGGCCCCGCGGTCGATCGTGGCGTCGATCTGCGCAGCGCGGTCGCCCGAATCGTCCGCGAGCTGACGCCCGAGGTCGTGCTCGGCCACGACCCCTGGCGACGTTGGCGGATGCACCCCGATCACCGGGCCGCCGGCTTCCTCACCGTCGATGCCGTGGTCGCCGCCCGCGACCCGCACTATCACCGCGAGCACGGCATCGCCCACCACCGACCGGCGCACCTGCTGCTGTTCGAATCCGAGGAACCGAATCTCGTCGAGACCATCGCCGATGGTCACCTCGAAGCCAAGGTCCAGGCGCTGCTGGCCCACGAGAGTCAGTTCGAGACCACGATGGTCATCGACGCCAACGACGACGGCACGCAGGCTGGCGATTTCCGCGCCCGCACCCGGGCCGCAGCATCCGTGCACGGGCGGCGCGCCGGTGTGGGCCTGGCAGAGGCGTTCCGGCTGCTCGATCCGGCGAGCTGA
- the cofC gene encoding 2-phospho-L-lactate guanylyltransferase, producing the protein MPAPTTDTVVLIPIRSFDDGKSRLAGVLSPEERRALTMRMAARVAEAAGELPVRIVTDDTGVVDWAHELRVGVLTVGEKGLNPSVTAAVAHAARVGFTRALIAHADLPAARDLTVVDQPGVCIAPDRARDGSNVMCVPTEAGFVFAYGPGSFALHCAEAERLGLPLHVVDDESLAWDIDDPDDLPADWSD; encoded by the coding sequence ATGCCTGCACCGACGACCGACACCGTCGTCCTGATCCCCATCAGGTCGTTCGACGACGGCAAGTCGCGCCTCGCCGGGGTGCTGTCACCCGAGGAACGTCGGGCGTTGACCATGCGGATGGCCGCCCGGGTGGCCGAGGCGGCCGGCGAGCTGCCCGTGCGCATCGTGACCGACGACACCGGCGTCGTCGACTGGGCCCACGAACTGCGGGTCGGGGTGCTGACCGTCGGCGAGAAAGGGTTGAACCCGTCGGTCACCGCTGCGGTCGCCCATGCCGCCCGCGTCGGGTTCACACGCGCCCTCATCGCCCACGCCGACCTTCCCGCGGCCCGCGATCTCACCGTGGTCGACCAGCCCGGGGTGTGCATCGCCCCCGATCGCGCTCGCGACGGATCGAACGTGATGTGTGTCCCCACCGAGGCCGGTTTCGTGTTCGCCTACGGTCCTGGATCGTTCGCCCTGCACTGTGCCGAGGCCGAACGCCTCGGACTTCCGCTTCACGTCGTCGACGACGAATCCCTGGCCTGGGACATCGACGATCCCGACGACCTTCCCGCCGACTGGAGCGACTGA
- a CDS encoding NAD(P)H-dependent glycerol-3-phosphate dehydrogenase produces MDMNVAVVGAGSWGTTVAHLCAHNEPTMLHSRRDDVAAAINEHHENPRYLEGFRLHPDLRASTDLAEVVRRADVLVMGVPSAGFRETVIELRPYLRPWVPVVSLSKGLELSTRKRMTEVAAEELPGHPVGVLTGPNLAKEILAGNAAAAVVAFTDLAIAQKLQGVFSSSLFRVYTNTDVVGSEIAGALKNVIALAAGMADGLGTGDNTRAAVMTRGLAELTRLGVAMGGDPATFAGLAGMGDLLATCMSPQSRNRYVGEQLGRGRSLDEIIEEMNQVAEGVKSAGIVLELAAEYGVEMPIATEMKACVTEGRSATDAYRGLVARQAAQETDPD; encoded by the coding sequence ATGGACATGAACGTTGCGGTGGTCGGGGCCGGATCCTGGGGTACGACGGTGGCGCACCTCTGCGCCCACAACGAGCCGACGATGCTGCACAGCCGCCGCGACGACGTCGCCGCGGCGATCAACGAACACCACGAGAACCCCCGCTACCTCGAGGGATTCCGCCTCCATCCCGACCTACGGGCCTCGACCGATCTCGCCGAGGTCGTCCGCCGGGCCGACGTGCTGGTGATGGGCGTGCCCTCGGCCGGATTTCGCGAGACGGTGATCGAGCTGCGGCCGTACCTCCGCCCGTGGGTGCCGGTCGTGTCCCTCTCGAAGGGGCTCGAGCTGTCCACCCGCAAGCGCATGACCGAGGTGGCCGCCGAGGAGCTGCCCGGGCATCCGGTGGGGGTGCTCACCGGTCCGAACCTCGCCAAGGAGATCCTGGCCGGCAACGCGGCGGCGGCGGTGGTGGCATTCACCGATCTGGCGATCGCCCAGAAGCTGCAGGGCGTCTTCTCGTCCTCGCTGTTTCGCGTCTACACGAACACCGACGTCGTGGGCAGCGAGATCGCCGGTGCGCTCAAGAACGTGATCGCGCTGGCTGCAGGCATGGCCGACGGACTCGGTACCGGCGACAACACGCGGGCGGCGGTGATGACGCGTGGCCTTGCGGAGCTCACCCGCCTCGGGGTGGCGATGGGCGGCGATCCGGCGACGTTCGCCGGGCTCGCGGGTATGGGCGATCTGCTCGCCACCTGCATGAGTCCGCAGAGTCGCAACCGCTATGTGGGCGAACAACTTGGCCGTGGCCGTTCCCTCGATGAGATCATCGAGGAGATGAACCAGGTCGCCGAGGGTGTGAAGTCCGCCGGAATCGTGCTCGAACTCGCGGCCGAGTACGGCGTCGAGATGCCGATTGCCACCGAGATGAAGGCGTGCGTCACCGAGGGCCGCAGTGCCACCGACGCCTATCGCGGGCTGGTTGCTCGTCAGGCCGCCCAAGAGACCGACCCCGACTGA